Proteins encoded together in one Orrella marina window:
- a CDS encoding MmgE/PrpD family protein codes for MSQLTRALAQYVASPTFGDAQSEAFRIAKLGFVDTVGTMFAGCDEPVVKIVLKHLENRNESQDAPVPLAGLLKPSMVAACINATAGHALDYDDVAMAGHPSTVLVPAILAESHRLGRTGHEALVAYVVGYEVWSELVFRDPGKYHLKGWHPTGVLGTVAAAAAVASLNRLDVDQTSTSLAIAASMASGLVANFGTMTKPLHAGRAASNAIEAVQLAMLGLTAAPDAFEHKAGYLAALSPAGDVDRDSSPSRLGGRPRILETGLSIKRYPVCYSCHRSIDGAVKLVQEHDLKPSDVKSVTVTIGPAQASMLRNHTPRTGLEAKFSIEFAMASALVAREVGLRQLTDAFVLEPEVQAQFEKVRTEINNKPCPLEPTFSYTDRVVMHLHDGRTLDSGDIRFPLGNAENPMDEAGMRSKFLDCLASGRALGAVTKCDDETLYERLANLETQGDLKALFEA; via the coding sequence ATGAGTCAGTTGACCCGCGCGCTCGCGCAGTATGTTGCCAGTCCGACGTTTGGTGATGCCCAGTCTGAAGCATTCCGCATTGCAAAGCTGGGCTTTGTCGACACGGTAGGCACGATGTTTGCCGGATGTGACGAGCCTGTCGTCAAGATCGTACTCAAGCACCTGGAGAACCGCAACGAGTCGCAGGATGCACCTGTGCCACTCGCAGGGCTGCTCAAGCCCTCGATGGTTGCTGCCTGTATCAATGCTACAGCTGGCCACGCGCTTGATTACGACGATGTTGCCATGGCAGGCCACCCGAGCACGGTGCTGGTGCCAGCCATTCTTGCGGAGTCGCACCGTCTGGGACGAACGGGCCATGAAGCCTTGGTTGCCTACGTCGTGGGTTATGAAGTCTGGTCTGAGCTGGTATTCCGTGATCCGGGCAAGTATCACCTGAAAGGGTGGCATCCGACGGGCGTGCTCGGAACAGTTGCTGCTGCGGCAGCGGTGGCCAGTCTGAACCGGCTGGATGTTGATCAGACGTCTACCTCATTGGCGATCGCCGCCAGCATGGCGAGCGGTCTGGTTGCAAACTTTGGGACTATGACCAAGCCACTGCACGCGGGCAGGGCGGCGTCCAATGCGATTGAAGCCGTTCAACTGGCCATGCTCGGCTTGACCGCAGCGCCTGACGCGTTTGAGCACAAGGCGGGTTATCTGGCTGCGCTGTCTCCTGCTGGCGACGTGGACCGGGATTCGTCACCTTCTCGTCTGGGAGGTCGTCCGCGTATCCTTGAGACGGGCTTGTCGATCAAACGCTATCCAGTTTGCTATTCCTGCCACCGAAGTATTGATGGAGCAGTCAAGCTGGTTCAAGAGCACGATCTCAAACCGTCGGATGTCAAATCGGTCACCGTCACCATCGGCCCGGCCCAGGCTTCGATGCTACGCAACCACACTCCCCGGACTGGACTGGAAGCGAAGTTCAGTATCGAGTTCGCAATGGCCAGTGCCCTGGTCGCACGTGAAGTGGGCCTAAGGCAGCTGACTGACGCGTTTGTGCTCGAACCCGAGGTCCAGGCGCAGTTCGAGAAGGTCAGAACCGAGATCAACAACAAGCCGTGTCCGCTTGAGCCGACGTTCTCATACACTGATCGTGTCGTGATGCACCTTCACGATGGCCGCACGCTCGATTCGGGAGACATCCGGTTCCCTCTCGGTAATGCCGAGAACCCGATGGATGAAGCGGGTATGCGCAGCAAGTTTCTCGACTGTCTGGCCAGTGGACGTGCGCTAGGTGCCGTCACAAAGTGTGACGACGAAACCTTGTATGAACGGCTGGCCAATCTTGAGACACAGGGCGATCTGAAAGCCCTTTTCGAGGCTTAG
- a CDS encoding enoyl-CoA hydratase/isomerase family protein → MSTFPEYETIATEMVADHVLKVTLNRPQVGNAINTQTGHDLLDLWNRLTADAGDVRCIVLTGAGEKIFCAGGDLKERNGMTKRQWTLQHELFERMYWTLVDLPVPIIAAVNGHAYAGGLELALSCDFIYASRAARFALTEVTLGIMPGAGGTQNLPRAAGDRRAKEILMTGKPFNAEQAYEWGVANQLLDPQEVLGQAIETAKVIAGNAPLSVRQIKKSVRYGGQMELRTAFRFEIEAYNHLIDTKDRIEGVAAFNEKRKPNFKGE, encoded by the coding sequence ATGAGTACATTTCCTGAATACGAAACCATTGCTACCGAAATGGTGGCAGACCATGTTCTGAAAGTTACGCTGAACCGGCCGCAGGTCGGCAACGCCATCAATACTCAGACAGGACATGATTTACTCGATCTGTGGAATCGCCTGACCGCTGATGCGGGCGATGTTCGCTGCATTGTTTTAACGGGGGCGGGAGAGAAGATTTTCTGCGCCGGCGGGGACTTAAAAGAGCGCAACGGCATGACCAAGCGCCAATGGACACTTCAGCACGAGCTCTTTGAGCGCATGTACTGGACACTGGTTGACTTGCCAGTGCCGATCATTGCAGCAGTCAACGGTCACGCCTATGCAGGCGGTCTGGAGCTCGCGTTGTCGTGTGACTTTATCTATGCCAGTCGGGCGGCGCGATTCGCGCTGACCGAGGTCACCCTGGGCATTATGCCCGGGGCGGGTGGCACCCAGAATCTTCCTCGCGCCGCGGGTGATCGACGGGCGAAGGAGATACTGATGACCGGCAAACCCTTCAATGCCGAGCAGGCATATGAGTGGGGCGTTGCCAACCAGTTGCTTGATCCGCAGGAAGTGCTGGGCCAGGCAATCGAAACAGCCAAAGTGATTGCAGGCAATGCACCACTGTCGGTTCGTCAGATCAAGAAATCAGTTCGTTATGGTGGCCAGATGGAACTGCGCACCGCCTTTCGCTTCGAGATCGAAGCCTACAACCATCTGATCGACACAAAAGATCGAATCGAGGGTGTGGCTGCGTTCAACGAGAAGCGCAAGCCGAACTTCAAGGGCGAATAA
- a CDS encoding GntR family transcriptional regulator, which yields MGTAFPTEEQLASQYQVSRHTVREATRHLVQAGLISRRRSTGTVVTATQQHEPYVAALGSLQELMQYTHTTRLEIIKRESVTLDEPLARLLGGEIGTRWLLLHSQRHRLEEVRPISHTLVYLRPEYAGIADHLKGRHPSIFNLHEMLYSRPVASVIQKIDAALLPDDAANLMGICPSTPTLKMTRSYLDHESRVMSASINYYPPFRFQLVTRWDRDRPDQGRDIL from the coding sequence GTGGGCACTGCGTTTCCCACCGAGGAGCAGCTGGCCAGCCAGTACCAGGTCAGTCGACACACCGTCCGAGAGGCAACCCGTCACCTGGTTCAAGCAGGGCTCATCAGTCGCCGCCGAAGCACGGGAACCGTTGTGACGGCAACCCAACAACACGAACCTTATGTGGCCGCGCTTGGCAGCCTGCAGGAGTTGATGCAGTACACGCATACGACCCGTCTGGAAATCATCAAGCGAGAGTCGGTCACACTTGACGAACCCCTCGCCAGGCTACTCGGAGGAGAAATCGGTACACGCTGGCTTCTCTTGCACAGTCAACGCCACCGCCTCGAAGAAGTACGACCAATCTCACATACGCTGGTCTACCTGCGTCCGGAGTATGCCGGGATCGCAGATCATCTCAAGGGCCGACACCCCAGCATCTTCAATTTGCACGAGATGCTCTATAGCCGGCCAGTCGCGTCTGTAATACAGAAGATTGATGCGGCGTTGTTGCCCGACGATGCGGCGAACCTGATGGGCATCTGCCCTTCCACACCGACGTTGAAGATGACTCGCAGCTATCTGGACCATGAAAGTCGCGTGATGAGCGCGTCGATCAACTACTACCCGCCATTTCGCTTCCAGCTCGTCACACGCTGGGATCGTGACCGGCCTGACCAAGGCAGAGACATACTCTGA
- a CDS encoding acyl-CoA dehydrogenase family protein — protein sequence MDGAAELSVVCGEDYAEIRESVRRVCADFPGSYWRELEEREAYPTEFVNALTQAGYLGALIPEQYGGSGMPLRAAMVILEEIHASGCSAGACHAQMYTMGTVLRHGSEEQKRKYLPEIAAGRLRLQAFGVTEPTTGTDTTKLKTRAVREGDHYVINGQKVWTSRALHSDLMLLLARTTSLEDVKKKSEGLSVFLVDIREALGKGLEIRPLKAMVNHNTTEVFFDNLRIPADSLIGEEGKGFRYILDGMNAERILVSAEAIGDARWFTKKSVDYVSERRVFDRPIGQNQAVQFPVARAYAEAQAADMVLRRAAAKFDAGLPCGDDANMGKLLASEACWHAAEACLQNHGGFGYAREYDVERKWRETRLFQIAPISTNLVLSYIGEHILGMPRSF from the coding sequence TTGGACGGGGCAGCAGAACTGAGTGTGGTGTGTGGGGAAGATTACGCGGAGATCCGCGAGAGTGTGCGCAGAGTATGTGCGGATTTTCCGGGGAGCTACTGGCGTGAACTGGAAGAGCGCGAAGCGTATCCGACCGAGTTCGTCAATGCGTTGACGCAAGCCGGTTATCTGGGAGCCCTCATTCCGGAACAGTACGGCGGCAGCGGTATGCCGTTGCGTGCGGCCATGGTGATTCTGGAAGAGATCCACGCCAGTGGCTGCAGCGCAGGCGCTTGTCATGCCCAGATGTACACCATGGGCACCGTGTTGCGCCATGGCAGTGAGGAGCAGAAACGCAAGTACCTCCCGGAGATTGCGGCAGGCAGGTTGCGTTTGCAGGCTTTCGGTGTCACGGAGCCGACCACTGGTACCGACACCACCAAGCTCAAGACGCGGGCTGTGCGCGAAGGTGATCATTACGTCATCAATGGCCAGAAAGTCTGGACGTCGCGTGCGCTGCATTCTGACCTGATGCTGTTGCTGGCTCGCACAACGTCACTTGAAGACGTCAAAAAGAAAAGTGAAGGGTTGTCGGTATTCCTGGTAGATATTCGTGAGGCGCTGGGCAAGGGGCTTGAGATCCGCCCGCTCAAGGCGATGGTCAATCACAACACCACTGAAGTCTTTTTTGACAACCTGCGGATTCCGGCTGACAGCTTGATAGGAGAGGAGGGCAAAGGCTTCCGGTACATTCTGGACGGCATGAATGCAGAACGGATCCTGGTTTCAGCAGAGGCCATTGGTGATGCGCGCTGGTTCACGAAGAAGTCCGTTGATTATGTGAGCGAGCGGCGCGTGTTTGATCGCCCGATCGGGCAGAATCAGGCGGTTCAGTTCCCAGTTGCGCGTGCTTACGCCGAAGCGCAGGCAGCCGACATGGTGTTGCGGCGTGCTGCCGCCAAGTTTGACGCTGGATTGCCGTGCGGCGACGATGCCAATATGGGCAAGCTGCTGGCTTCCGAGGCCTGCTGGCATGCTGCTGAAGCCTGTCTGCAGAATCATGGCGGGTTTGGTTACGCCCGTGAGTACGATGTCGAGCGTAAATGGCGTGAGACCCGACTGTTCCAGATCGCCCCGATCTCGACCAATCTGGTGCTGTCCTACATCGGTGAGCACATTCTGGGGATGCCACGTTCGTTCTAA
- a CDS encoding class I adenylate-forming enzyme family protein, which yields MASQLPDGTGVSQIGWSASLRTLADQYDQFVAVSDALGHTLTYSDLSRQAHSIAHFLLDSLGVQPGLPVATLLPNSVTAVWVSYGVRMTGAAEVPVGWSSTVEEIAWCAQLSGFRTVLTLSEREAELRQAGLDPICVDSLATATNDTQLAAVDDSKPGRILFTSGTTGKPKGVLYSHARRWGGEQLLKATLPFVPHPGERIILMTPFVHGSSLLTYAWCDHGAHVVLLDGVREQDLVRELADPSVRAIFAPPTVLAKITTLFEGQQFRHIKCVFTGTQPLTQLVYKRAREMFGPVVRITYGKSECVNPITVLTPEQTEAYYGAETMPPGACVGYPSPGVEIRIESAPPEPGQEQEERDGEIWLRARQMSHGMITEQGFKAHEPDGWHQTGDLGHLDSQGRLVLTGRVADVIKTGGYRVNPDEIEALLTGWSSGMQISVTSLPSDYWGEIIVAVAEMPQSDWQEVIAERVQGLSRHKRPRLCVTLDSLPRNPQGKVNRRQVRAQVLAHYVLEDGPYPVLMARDATLP from the coding sequence ATGGCTTCCCAACTTCCTGATGGGACCGGCGTAAGTCAGATCGGATGGTCCGCCAGTCTCAGGACATTGGCGGACCAGTATGACCAGTTTGTCGCTGTCAGCGATGCACTGGGTCATACGCTGACATATTCCGATTTATCCCGACAAGCTCACAGCATTGCTCACTTTTTGCTCGACAGTCTGGGTGTTCAACCCGGTCTGCCCGTTGCCACCTTGCTGCCCAACAGCGTAACTGCCGTATGGGTGTCGTATGGTGTGCGCATGACCGGTGCAGCCGAAGTGCCTGTTGGCTGGTCCAGCACTGTCGAGGAGATCGCCTGGTGTGCACAACTCTCCGGCTTCAGGACGGTTCTGACACTTTCTGAGCGTGAGGCTGAGCTGCGTCAGGCCGGACTTGACCCGATCTGTGTGGATTCGCTTGCGACTGCCACCAATGACACGCAGCTAGCTGCTGTCGATGACAGCAAACCCGGCAGGATTCTGTTTACCTCCGGTACGACTGGCAAGCCTAAGGGTGTGCTGTACAGCCACGCCAGACGCTGGGGTGGCGAACAACTGCTCAAGGCGACCCTGCCGTTTGTGCCTCATCCTGGTGAGCGCATCATTCTGATGACGCCTTTCGTTCATGGCTCTTCACTGCTGACTTATGCCTGGTGCGATCATGGTGCACATGTGGTACTGCTAGATGGTGTGCGTGAGCAGGATCTGGTCAGGGAGCTTGCAGACCCCTCGGTTCGTGCAATTTTTGCACCACCGACCGTCCTTGCAAAAATCACGACCTTGTTCGAGGGGCAGCAGTTCAGGCATATCAAGTGTGTCTTCACAGGTACACAGCCGCTGACCCAACTGGTCTACAAGCGAGCCAGGGAAATGTTCGGTCCTGTGGTGCGGATCACCTACGGAAAGTCCGAGTGTGTCAATCCGATCACTGTGCTGACGCCTGAGCAGACCGAAGCCTACTATGGTGCAGAAACGATGCCACCAGGTGCCTGCGTCGGTTACCCTTCACCGGGTGTCGAAATCCGGATTGAATCGGCGCCGCCCGAGCCTGGGCAGGAGCAGGAGGAGCGAGACGGAGAGATCTGGTTGCGCGCCCGTCAGATGTCGCATGGCATGATCACAGAGCAAGGATTCAAGGCGCACGAGCCCGATGGGTGGCACCAGACAGGTGATCTTGGTCACCTCGACAGTCAAGGACGTCTGGTTCTCACGGGCAGGGTTGCGGACGTGATCAAAACGGGCGGGTATCGAGTCAATCCTGATGAAATCGAGGCGCTGCTCACGGGGTGGTCCAGTGGTATGCAGATCAGTGTGACGTCACTACCCTCGGACTACTGGGGTGAGATCATTGTTGCTGTCGCTGAAATGCCGCAATCCGACTGGCAAGAAGTCATTGCTGAGCGAGTTCAGGGTCTGTCGCGTCACAAGCGTCCTCGTCTGTGCGTGACGCTGGACTCGCTGCCTCGAAACCCACAGGGCAAGGTGAATCGTCGGCAGGTCAGGGCACAAGTACTGGCGCACTACGTGCTCGAGGATGGCCCTTACCCGGTATTAATGGCCAGAGACGCTACGTTGCCCTGA
- a CDS encoding TRAP transporter large permease — translation MLTMIAPVFVLLLVLGVPIFLTMGITSGVVFAIEGSLTPLAQKIIDELNSPTLLAVPYFVIAATFMERGGVAKAIIESVTAWLGRLPGGLGIVSVVTCAIFAAMCGSSVATAIAMGTILIPAMLRAGYKPSFAGGILASAGTLGILIPPSLAFVVYGVLADASIPRLFLGGVIPGLLSATMMCSYVYYFAKKNGYAQREPVPMDVKVKKTISALPALSVPVIVLGGLYGGVVTLTETAALSAVVAMILALFIYRGIPIRDFFKALTYSVRSAAAIMIIIAMALAFGHLITETGIAQKTLELMEAWEIKPWQFLLFVNIILIFLGMFLEVFSILLIMVPIVLPLLDPLGIDPIHFGVMLVINMELALMSPPVGLNLFVISNISNIPLTQVLRGTVPFFLMMVVLLILVTYVPIVSTWLPNFLMGPA, via the coding sequence ATGCTGACAATGATCGCTCCAGTATTTGTGCTGTTACTGGTGCTGGGGGTACCCATCTTCCTGACGATGGGTATCACTTCCGGTGTTGTATTTGCAATCGAGGGTAGTCTGACCCCGCTTGCACAAAAAATCATCGATGAGCTGAACTCGCCTACCTTGCTCGCAGTTCCCTATTTCGTGATTGCCGCTACGTTTATGGAACGTGGTGGCGTTGCAAAGGCGATTATCGAGTCGGTAACCGCATGGCTTGGCCGATTGCCGGGCGGTCTCGGTATTGTCTCGGTGGTGACATGTGCCATTTTTGCGGCTATGTGCGGATCGTCTGTCGCGACCGCGATCGCGATGGGTACTATTCTGATTCCAGCCATGCTGCGAGCGGGATACAAACCTTCATTCGCGGGCGGTATTCTTGCCTCTGCAGGCACGCTGGGCATCCTGATTCCGCCGTCACTGGCTTTCGTTGTGTATGGCGTGCTGGCCGATGCGTCTATTCCACGGCTGTTCCTGGGCGGTGTGATCCCGGGATTGCTGAGTGCGACGATGATGTGTAGCTACGTGTATTACTTTGCCAAGAAGAACGGATACGCACAGCGTGAGCCCGTGCCGATGGACGTCAAAGTCAAGAAGACCATCTCGGCCTTGCCGGCGCTGTCAGTGCCGGTGATTGTGCTCGGTGGTCTTTATGGTGGCGTGGTTACGCTGACCGAAACGGCCGCGCTGTCGGCTGTGGTTGCCATGATTCTGGCGCTGTTCATCTACCGCGGTATTCCGATCAGAGATTTCTTCAAGGCCCTGACCTATTCCGTGCGCAGTGCTGCCGCCATCATGATCATCATCGCGATGGCACTGGCATTCGGTCACCTGATTACGGAAACGGGCATTGCCCAGAAGACACTCGAATTGATGGAGGCATGGGAAATCAAGCCTTGGCAGTTCCTGCTGTTTGTGAACATCATCCTGATCTTCCTGGGTATGTTCCTGGAAGTCTTCTCGATCCTGCTTATCATGGTACCGATCGTGCTGCCGTTGCTAGATCCGCTAGGCATTGATCCGATTCACTTCGGTGTGATGCTGGTGATCAACATGGAGCTTGCCTTGATGTCACCACCGGTCGGGCTCAACCTCTTCGTAATCAGCAACATCTCCAACATTCCGTTAACGCAGGTTCTCAGAGGTACCGTGCCATTCTTCCTGATGATGGTCGTTCTTCTTATTCTTGTGACTTACGTTCCAATCGTTTCAACATGGCTTCCCAACTTCCTGATGGGACCGGCGTAA
- a CDS encoding hydroxymethylglutaryl-CoA lyase, with amino-acid sequence MREKITVREVGLRDGLQIHPTFMPTEDKLEWIAAEAAAGVGEIEVTSYVPPKLIPQFADAAEVTAGALKVPGLTVSALIPNLRGAQRGIDLGVHKLNFVMSVSHTHNLKNVRRTPEESVADFKAIVELIQQQPQDRRPLISGGLSTALGCSYEGKIAVDAIVRRAVELVEAGADELVVADTVGYADPLQVRAAFRAVMKEVGNVPVAAHFHDTRGTGLANVSAALDCGVTHFDASLAGLGGCPFAPGATGNIVMDDLCFMLDSMGYDTGVDLQRLLEVRKIIERSLPDIAMQGALAKAGLPTNYVPAAQRKAA; translated from the coding sequence ATGCGAGAAAAAATTACTGTTCGAGAGGTTGGTCTGAGAGATGGTCTCCAGATTCACCCGACATTCATGCCTACCGAAGACAAACTCGAGTGGATTGCCGCCGAAGCCGCAGCGGGCGTGGGCGAGATCGAGGTCACATCCTATGTCCCCCCCAAGCTGATACCGCAGTTTGCGGATGCGGCTGAGGTCACGGCAGGTGCCCTGAAGGTACCCGGGCTGACCGTGAGTGCACTGATCCCGAATCTTCGTGGTGCGCAGCGTGGTATTGACCTCGGTGTGCACAAGCTCAACTTCGTGATGTCGGTCAGCCACACTCACAACCTCAAGAACGTGCGTCGCACGCCAGAGGAGTCCGTGGCGGATTTCAAGGCGATTGTTGAACTGATTCAGCAGCAGCCGCAAGACAGGCGTCCCCTGATTTCAGGGGGACTGTCGACAGCACTGGGTTGCTCGTATGAAGGCAAGATTGCCGTAGATGCCATCGTGCGCAGGGCAGTTGAGTTGGTTGAGGCCGGCGCCGATGAGCTGGTGGTAGCCGACACGGTCGGATATGCAGACCCGTTGCAGGTGCGGGCGGCATTTCGCGCCGTGATGAAAGAAGTGGGTAATGTTCCTGTGGCGGCCCATTTCCACGATACGCGTGGCACCGGTCTGGCAAACGTCAGTGCAGCACTCGACTGCGGTGTGACGCACTTCGATGCCTCGCTTGCAGGACTTGGAGGCTGTCCCTTTGCGCCGGGTGCGACCGGCAACATCGTCATGGATGATTTGTGTTTCATGCTTGATTCCATGGGCTACGACACAGGAGTCGACCTGCAGAGATTGCTGGAAGTGCGCAAGATCATCGAGCGCAGTCTGCCGGATATTGCCATGCAGGGCGCGTTGGCCAAGGCAGGTCTGCCAACCAATTACGTGCCGGCTGCACAGCGCAAGGCAGCCTGA
- a CDS encoding TRAP transporter small permease yields MKEQETSRVHEALRKKAQEDLEAESHAIPASNPFETFVVGGLAFLALVLCSYNVLARHFFPQHILDFVEEFQVYFVIWAVFLSLGTLTLTDRHVKSDFFVNMFSPAMKTFVAWLADILGLIFSVVIVYYGFEVAYQAYEFGDVSTTMLRTPLWIYFAALPAGGVVMGIAYILRLKRKLIGGGA; encoded by the coding sequence ATGAAAGAGCAAGAAACGAGCAGGGTCCATGAGGCCTTGCGCAAGAAGGCGCAGGAGGATCTGGAGGCGGAATCGCACGCCATTCCTGCATCAAACCCATTTGAAACCTTCGTGGTGGGAGGACTGGCATTTCTGGCACTGGTACTTTGTTCGTACAACGTGTTAGCCCGTCACTTCTTCCCGCAGCACATTCTGGATTTTGTGGAAGAATTCCAGGTGTACTTCGTCATCTGGGCGGTGTTTCTCTCGCTGGGAACGTTGACCCTGACGGATCGCCATGTGAAGTCAGACTTTTTTGTGAATATGTTTTCCCCTGCAATGAAGACATTCGTTGCGTGGCTGGCGGATATTCTGGGTCTGATCTTTTCGGTCGTGATCGTTTATTACGGTTTCGAGGTGGCCTATCAGGCGTATGAGTTTGGTGATGTGTCGACGACGATGTTGCGCACCCCACTCTGGATATACTTTGCGGCATTGCCGGCTGGCGGTGTGGTGATGGGAATCGCCTACATCCTTCGACTCAAACGCAAGCTGATCGGCGGGGGAGCCTGA
- a CDS encoding CaiB/BaiF CoA transferase family protein, producing the protein MSESQQINSNHTPANQPFAGLTVVEISTSVAAPFAGQIFSELGARLVKVEKSTGDDARGWGPPFWEGASAYFQALNRNKLSIVCDLRSDEDLQALTDFIVAEADIVIQNLRPGQVEKLGLDGETLTRLKPSLIYCNLGAFGKVGPLKDRPGYDPLMQAFSGIMSTTGEPGRPAVRVGASLVDMGTGMWAVIGAQSALLKRQQTGEGGIVDVSLFETAACWVSLIGSQVLASGEIPQRQGSGASGIVPYRGYLTQDGEIVIAAGSDKLFGLLSGVLGHPEWVADPKFVDNPSRVKNQKELYAMIEELVARQPTEYWIKVLEDAGIPCSPVNNVLQMLEHPQTEALGLVQSVPGTGMRFVGLPLSFNGMRPQPLSAPPKLGEHSDILKESREAS; encoded by the coding sequence ATGAGCGAATCGCAGCAAATCAACTCGAATCATACGCCGGCGAACCAGCCCTTTGCCGGGCTGACCGTTGTCGAGATCAGCACTAGCGTGGCCGCACCATTCGCCGGTCAGATATTTAGCGAGCTAGGCGCACGACTCGTCAAGGTGGAAAAGTCGACCGGCGATGATGCGCGCGGCTGGGGACCCCCTTTCTGGGAAGGTGCTTCGGCGTATTTTCAGGCGCTGAATCGTAACAAGCTGTCGATCGTATGTGACCTCCGCAGCGATGAGGACCTGCAGGCACTGACGGACTTTATCGTCGCAGAGGCCGATATCGTCATACAGAACCTGCGTCCCGGCCAGGTCGAAAAGCTCGGGCTTGATGGCGAAACCCTGACCCGTCTCAAGCCCTCTCTCATCTACTGCAACCTAGGCGCGTTTGGCAAAGTCGGCCCGCTCAAGGATCGGCCAGGATACGATCCGCTGATGCAGGCCTTCAGTGGCATCATGAGTACAACAGGTGAACCCGGTCGTCCGGCTGTGCGCGTGGGCGCATCTCTCGTGGACATGGGAACCGGGATGTGGGCCGTGATCGGCGCACAGTCCGCATTACTCAAGCGTCAGCAGACCGGAGAAGGCGGGATCGTCGATGTGTCGTTATTTGAGACGGCAGCGTGCTGGGTGTCGCTGATTGGTTCTCAGGTGCTGGCTTCGGGAGAGATTCCGCAGCGACAGGGCTCGGGGGCTTCCGGAATTGTTCCGTATCGTGGGTATCTCACTCAGGACGGAGAAATTGTGATCGCAGCCGGTAGCGACAAGTTGTTTGGCCTGCTCAGTGGCGTGCTTGGTCATCCGGAATGGGTGGCTGACCCGAAATTCGTCGACAATCCCAGCCGCGTGAAAAATCAGAAAGAGCTTTACGCAATGATTGAGGAGCTGGTGGCCAGACAGCCCACCGAGTACTGGATCAAGGTTCTTGAGGACGCAGGCATTCCCTGCTCACCCGTCAACAACGTTTTACAGATGCTGGAGCATCCGCAAACCGAGGCACTTGGCCTTGTCCAGAGTGTGCCTGGAACAGGAATGCGGTTTGTCGGATTGCCGCTCAGTTTCAACGGAATGCGGCCGCAGCCACTGTCTGCACCCCCAAAGCTCGGGGAACACAGTGATATTTTGAAGGAGAGCCGTGAGGCATCATGA
- the dctP gene encoding TRAP transporter substrate-binding protein DctP, whose protein sequence is MSTLRRKFIGTTFAALAAVFVATPASAQEKLRIALDTNPVHVRNKGVDLFVEELKKRTGDHFAIEVYPSGQLFRDRDVPRALRQGALEMGVPGIWQLDASEPNAALVTLPMFYGVPADTVYNVMDGDLGTFLNRKFEERMRVKIPGKWMALGMQNTFGVSQPIDYQTYKGKKIRYPSGTGNAARIDKLGGIGILVPWPDVPLAMSQGVMDGLLTTFESASSSKLMDSGMQYAFEDQNMFNQYVPMFSDSFWRKQPEDIKAAILDAWDVAATWQRAQAFKAQDHAKDTMVKAGLTVIVPTPEQIANARRELMTIQDQLIDSMKIDKEVAKTTLEALKAAGVSF, encoded by the coding sequence ATGAGTACTTTACGTAGAAAGTTTATAGGCACGACCTTCGCTGCCCTGGCAGCAGTTTTTGTCGCAACACCGGCTTCCGCACAAGAGAAGCTGCGTATTGCGCTGGACACCAACCCGGTTCATGTCCGTAATAAAGGCGTGGACTTGTTTGTCGAAGAGCTCAAGAAGCGCACGGGCGACCACTTCGCAATCGAGGTCTATCCAAGTGGACAGTTGTTCCGTGATCGTGACGTACCCCGTGCCTTGCGCCAGGGTGCACTGGAAATGGGCGTGCCCGGAATCTGGCAGCTTGATGCGTCCGAACCCAATGCAGCGCTTGTGACTTTGCCAATGTTCTATGGCGTACCAGCGGATACGGTTTACAACGTCATGGACGGTGATCTGGGCACCTTTCTGAACCGCAAGTTCGAAGAGCGTATGCGCGTCAAGATCCCCGGCAAGTGGATGGCGCTGGGCATGCAGAACACGTTTGGTGTGAGCCAGCCGATTGATTACCAGACCTACAAGGGCAAGAAGATCCGTTACCCCAGCGGTACCGGTAACGCTGCCCGTATCGACAAGCTCGGTGGCATCGGCATTCTGGTGCCATGGCCAGACGTTCCCCTCGCGATGAGCCAGGGTGTGATGGACGGTCTGCTGACCACGTTTGAAAGCGCATCTTCCTCCAAGCTGATGGATTCTGGAATGCAGTATGCCTTTGAAGACCAGAACATGTTCAACCAGTATGTGCCGATGTTCTCGGACTCATTCTGGAGAAAGCAGCCTGAGGATATCAAGGCCGCCATTCTTGATGCATGGGATGTTGCTGCAACATGGCAGCGCGCGCAGGCTTTCAAGGCACAGGATCATGCCAAGGATACGATGGTCAAAGCTGGTCTGACTGTCATCGTGCCCACACCTGAGCAGATTGCCAATGCCCGTCGTGAGCTCATGACCATTCAGGATCAGCTCATCGACAGCATGAAGATTGACAAGGAAGTGGCTAAAACAACCCTTGAAGCCCTGAAGGCCGCGGGCGTTTCTTTCTAA